The Sciurus carolinensis chromosome 18, mSciCar1.2, whole genome shotgun sequence genome contains a region encoding:
- the Wdr90 gene encoding WD repeat-containing protein 90 isoform X2 — protein MARAWQHPFLNVFRYFRVDEWKRSSKEGDVSVVTDKALKSAVYRIRGSVSASNYIQLPKTSTQSLGLTGRFLYVLFRPLPTKHFAIHLDLSTEDGQVIRVSFSSLFKEFRSSATWLQFPFVFETRTSRTGDTKTEYLAGVAPLGARWTCLQLDLCDILLVYLSRCYGHLKSVRLCANLLVRNLYTSDLCFDPTVSVAEARRAKLSVTPVPREMAFPVPKGESWHDRYVHVRFPRNNPKVPSQPVQRSDSPIAAVFLGPAPQGPPPTEVFGEPVQDASPLVQMPSPTAVSAPRRGLGDSSPRVPVGSGSPWPPQVPSAPRLLPETSLSFEQLEVPRVASPDTSTQDPSAWAEAADIHRVDSSGHVLAHESTEVPVALDAGSCQHFLPDPILRLKGVIGFGGHSTKWALWTTDGTSVVYPCHAVVVVLRVDTEEQRFFLGHTDKVSALALDRSSVLLASAQAPSPSVVRLWDFQNGTCLSLFQSPIYTICSLSFSGSGALLYGVGKDGHGRTVVVAWGTDQVGRGGQVVVLAKVHTDLDIQAFRVAFSDGTRMASCGRGSLRLWRLRGGTLRSCSVDLGEHCALELTDLAFVQVQDGHRAPWDHTLYVCSRSGHILEVDHQRLAVRCVHHLLPAPSPGSPLPEKPALSSGLGIAISCLSVSPDTCAVGSEDGRLRLWPLDFSSLLLEAEQEGPVSSVCISPDGLRVLSTTSSGHLGFLDIPSREYTVLTRSHTAPVLALSTERSRGQLATVSLDRTVRIWDLATLRQLYDFTSSDEAPGAVAFHPTSPAIFCGFSSGAVRSFSLEKAGLLAEHTCHQGAITGLAATPDGNFLFSTCSRGSLAQYNCAVSQCHVLRVAVKVVCQDVPPGPSTLATSGDSRLLAFVGPSKYTVTVMDSASLNELLRVDVSTLDLAGGRLDWAVAVCFGPAALGHLLVSVSSDKVVVLDASSGRVVRELPSVRPMACSSLALSEDAHFLLTATSRTIKVWNYWTQTDPSCQVYVGHSEPVQAVAFTPDQQRVLSVGDAIFLWDVLATPDSGRSMPGVPLAHEVGPGTGQLEGAACGADGLPRQQVPVPSQGPPLPLDVYAMPPEGNDGACCMLGEEWSCKESPGPPVSGAGGAGDVAWGSARRSQGLRVPPLCHRWPSTQSVQEARTQPPARPDSYKHLAARCKASTGTESVSLPPEGTELLHLRTVVGYNGNGRASVVWEPDTGFFAYTCGRLVVVEDLHSGAQQHWLGHPEEISTLALSHNAQVLASASRHGSSAAHCQIRVWDVPGGLCQQLISHHSSAVQALAFSPDDRLLVSLGGCGDCTLALWSTATYELVSSTRLLERVHGVAFSPWGASELACVGAGAVAFGFLQQRGKDVDVQMHRAPIPEDVGAAELTSLCYGAAPLLYCGSSSGQVCVWDTGAGRCFLAWEADDGEIGVLLCAGSRLVSGSSTRRLRLWAVGAVPELRRKGTSARSSSVFMERELTLDGAVVSASFDSSVDMGIVGTTSGTLWYISWAEGSSIRLVSGHRSKVSEVVFSPGESHCATGDEDGSVRVWSLASMELVIQFQSCLCLAWSPPSCGHPEQQQVVAGYSDGTLRVFSIARTSMELKMHPHRAALAALAFSTDGQTILSGDKDGVVAVSRLRTGMTFRVLSDHRGAPISAIQSTSKKYGDLGVEGTDLWLAASGDQRISVWASDWLRDRCELLDWLSFPAPASLAATGLPPPSLAAFCPWDGALLACVGLGAREEVVFYSLRQKQVVEKMSLPFFAMSLSLSPAARFMAIGFAECTLRLVDCESGAAQDFTGHDGSVHLCRFTPSARLLFTAAHNEILVWEVVDHGRRVAAALGP, from the exons ATGGCCAGAG CGTGGCAGCACCCGTTCCTCAACGTCTTCAGATACTTCAGGGTGGACGAGTGGAAGCGGTCCAGCAAGGAGGGCGATGTGTCCGTGGTGACG GACAAGGCCCTGAAGAGTGCCGTGTACCGCATCCGGGGCTCTGTCTCTGCCAGCAATTACATCCAGCTCCCCAAAACCAGCACCCAGTCCCTCGGGCTGACGGGGCGATTCCTGTATGTGCTCTTCCGGCCCCTGCCCACCAAGCACTTTGCCATCCACCTGGACCTGTCCACCGAG GATGGCCAGGTCATCCGTGTGTCATTCTCCAGCCTGTTCAAGGAGTTCAGGTCCTCAGCCACTTGGCTGCAGTTCCCTTTTGTCTTTGAGACTAGGACATCCAGGACAGGTGACACCAAGACCGAGT ATCTAGCAGGTGTGGCCCCCCTTGGTGCCCGCTGGACCTGCCTGCAGCTCGACCTGTGTGACATCCTGCTGGTCTACCTGAGCCGGTGCTATGGCCACCTCAAGAGTGTCAGGTTGTGTGCCAACCTGCTGGTCAGGAATCTCTACACCAGTGACCTGTGCTTCGACCCCA CTGTCAGCGTGGCTGAGGCTCGGCGGGCAAAGCTGTCTGTCACCCCTGTGCCTCGAGAAATGGCTTTCCCAGTGCCGAAGGGGGAGAGCTGGCATGACCGCTATGTGCATGTCCG GTTTCCCAGGAACAACCCGAAAGTGCCTTCCCAGCCGGTTCAGAGGAGTGATTCCCCTATTGCAGCAG TCTTCTTGGGGCCAGCACCACAGGGTCCTCCTCCCACTGAGGTCTTTGGTGAGCCTGTGCAGGACGCGTCCCCACTGGTCCAGATGCCCAGCCCCACAGCCGTGAGTGCCCCCAGGAGAGGACTGGGGGACAGCAGCCCCAGGGTGCCGGTGGGCTCTGGTTCCCCGTGGCCTCCCCAGGTCCCCTCAGCACCCAGGCTTCTTCCAGAAACCAGCTTGTCCTTTGAGCAGTTAGAGGTGCCGAGGGTCGCTAGCCCCGACACCAGTacccaggatccctcagcctgggCAGAGGCTGCTGACATCCACAGAGTGGACAGCAGTGGCCATGTGCTTGCCCACGAGTCAACTGAGGTGCCTGTGGCCCTTGATGCCGGCTCCTGCCAG CATTTCCTCCCAGACCCAATTCTGAGGCTCAAGGGGGTCATTGGCTTTGGGGGCCACAGCACCAAATGG GCCCTGTGGACCACGGATGGGACGTCTGTCGTTTACCCCTGCCACGCCGTGGTCGTGGTCCTGCGTGTGGACACTGAGGAGCAGCGCTTCTTCCTGGGCCACACGGACAAG GTCTCCGCCCTGGCACTGGACAGGAGCAGCGTACTGCTGGCCTCAGCCCAGGCCCCGTCCCCCAGCGTGGTGCGGCTCTGGGACTTCCAGAATGGCACGTGCCTGTCCCTGTTCCAGAGCCCAATATACACCATCTGCTCTCTCAG CTTTTCGGGCAGCGGAGCGCTTCTCTACGGTGTTGGCAAGGACGGCCACGGCAGGACG GTGGTGGTGGCGTGGGGCACCGACCAGGTGGGTCGTGGTGGCCAGGTGGTGGTTCTCGCCAAGGTGCACACAGACCTTGACATCCAGGCCTTCCGGGTTGCCTTCTCTGACGGAACCAG GATGGCCTCCTGCGGGCGAGGCAGCCTCCGGTTGTGGCGGCTGCGTGGTGGGACGCTGCGCTCCTGCTCTGTGGACCTGGGGGAGCACTGTGCACTGGAGCTCACTGACCTTGCCTTTGTGCAGGTCCAGGATGGCCACCGAGCACCTTGGGACCACACACT CTATGTGTGCAGCCGTAGCGGCCACATCTTGGAGGTTGACCACCAGCGCCTGGCCGTGAGGTGTGTTCACCACCTGCTGCCGGCACCGAGCCCTGGCAGCCCCCTCCCCGAGAAGCCAGCTTTGAGCTCAG GCCTGGGCATTGCCATCAGCTGCCTCAGCGTCTCCCCAGACacctgtgctgtgggctctgagGATGGCCGCCTGCGACTCTGGCCGCTGGACTTCTCTTCCCTgctcctggaggcag AGCAGGAAGGCCCTGTCAGCTCAGTCTGCATCAGCCCCGATGGCCTGCGTGTGCTGTCCACTACCTCCTCGGGCCACCTGGGCTTCCTGGACATCCCCTCCCGGGAGTACACGGTGCTAACACGCTCCCACACGGCCCCCGTGCTGGCACTCTCCACAGAGCGGAGCCGTGGACAGCTGGCTACTGTGTCCTTGGACCGTACTGTCCGCATCTGGGACCTGGCCACCCTGCGGCAG CTGTATGACTTCACGTCCTCGGATGAGGCCCCCGGGGCAGTGGCCTTCCACCCGACGAGCCCGGCCATCTTCTGTGGCTTCAGCAGCGGGGCTGTGCGCTCCTTCAGCCTCGAGAAGGCTGGGCTCCTGGCAGAACACAC GTGTCACCAAGGAGCCATCACCGGCCTGGCCGCCACCCCTGATGGCAACTTCCTGTTCAGCACCTGTTCTCGGGGCTCCCTGGCCCAGTACAACTGTGCTGTCTCCCAGTGTCACGTCCTCCGTGTGGCAG TGAAAGTGGTGTGCCAGGATGTGCCCCCAGGACCCAGCACCCTAGCAACCAGTGGGGACAGCCGCCTGCTGGCCTTCGTGGGCCCCTCTAAGTACACTGTGACAGTCATGGACTCAGCCTCCCTGAACGAG CTGCTGCGGGTGGACGTCAGCACCCTGGACCTGGCTGGTGGCCGCCTGGACTGGGCTGTGGCTGTCTGCTTTGGACCTGCAGCTCTGGGCCACCTCCTGGTGTCCGTCTCATCCGATAAGGTCGTGGTGCTTGATGCCTCGTCGGGTCGCGTTGTCCGGGAG CTGCCCAGTGTCCGTCCCATGGCCTGCTCCTCCCTGGCCCTCAGTGAGGATGCCCACTTCCTGCTGACAGCCACCAGCAGGACCATCAAGGTGTGGAATTACTGGACTCAGACTGACCCCAGCTGCCAG GTGTACGTGGGCCACTCAGAGCCGGTGCAGGCCGTGGCCTTCACCCCAGACCAGCAGCGCGTCCTCAGCGTGGGGGATGCCATCTTTCTCTGGGATGTCCTGGCCACCCCTGACAG TGGCCGAAGCATGCCCGGAGTGCCGCTGGCCCACGAGGTCG GCCCGGGCACAGGGCAGCTGGAGGGTGCAGCTTGTGGGGCCGACGGGCTCCCCCGGCAGCAGGTGCCCGTGCCATCTCAGGGACCCCCGCTGCCGCTGGACGTGTATGCCATGCCCCCCGAGGGCAATGATG GTGCCTGCTGCATGTTGGGTGAGGAGTGGTCCTGCAAGGAGAGCCCTGGCCCACCAGTGAGCGGGGCTGGTGGAGCTGGCGATGTGGCCTGGGGGTCTGCGAGAAGATCCCAAGGACTCCGTGTACCCCCCCTTTGCCACCGCTGGCCCA GTACCCAGAGTGTCCAGGAAGCAAGGACCCAGCCCCCAGCCCGCCCGGATTCCTACAAGCATCTCGCCGCCCGCTGCAAGGCCTCCACAGGGACGGAG AGCGTCTCCCTCCCTCCCGAGGGCACTGAGCTGCTGCACCTGAGAACCGTGGTTGGCTACAATGGGAACGGGCGGGCCAGCGTGGTCTGGGAGCCGGACACAG GATTCTTTGCCTATACATGTGGCCgcctggtggtggtggaggaCCTGCACTCTGGCGCCCAGCAGCACTGGCTTGGCCACCCTGAGGAGATCTCCACCCTGGCCCTCAGCCACAATGCCCAG GTCCTAGCTTCTGCGTCTCGCCACGGCAGCTCCGCTGCCCACTGCCAGATCCGCGTCTGGGACGTGCCTGGGGGCCTCTGCCAGCAGCTCATTTCTCACCACAGCTCTGCTGTGCAGGCACTGGCCTTCTCACCAGATGACCGGCTTCTTGTGTCACTGG GGGGCTGTGGTGACTGCACACTGGCCCTGTGGAGCACGGCCACCTACGAGCTCGTGTCCTCCACCCGCCTCCTGGAGCGCGTGCACGGCGTGGCCTTCAGCCCCTGGGGCGCCAGTGAGCTCGCCTGTGTGGGCGCAGGTGCTGTTGCCTTCGGGTTCCTGCAGCAGCGTGGAAAGGACGTGGACGTCCAG ATGCACAGAGCGCCAATCCCGGAGGACGTGGGGGCCGCGGAGCTGACCTCGCTGTGCTACGGGGCTGCTCCCCTGCTCTACTGTGGCTCCAGCTCCGGCCAGGTCTGTGTCTGGGACACGGGTGCTGGCCGCTGCTTCCTGGCCTGGGAGGCGGACGATGGCGAGATCG GGGTGCTGCTGTGCGCGGGCTCCAGGCTGGTCAGTGGCAGCAGCACAAGGCGGCTACGTCTGTGGGCCGTGGGAGCCGTGCCAGAGCTGAGGCGCAAGGGCACAAGTGCCAG GTCCAGCTCTGTGTTCATGGAACGCGAGCTGACCCTGGATGGGGCCGTGGTGAGTGCCAGCTTTGACAGCAGCGTGGACATGGGTATCGTGGGCACCACGTCGGGCACTCTGTGGTACATCAGCTGGGCCGAGGGAAGCAGCATCCGCCTCgtcagtggccacaggagcaAG GTCAGCGAGGTGGTCTTCAGCCCAGGCGAGTCTCACTGTGCCACGGGGGATGAGGACGGCAGCGTGCGGGTGTGGTCCTTGGCCAGCATGGAGCTGGTGATTCAGTTCCAG AGCTGCCTCTGCCTTGCATGGAGCCCCCCATCCTGTGGGCACCCTGAGCAGCAGCAGGTGGTGGCGGGCTACAGTGATGGCACGCTGCGCGTATTCAGCATCGCCCGCACCTCGATGGAGCTCAAGATGCACCCCCACCGCGCTGCCCTGGCGGCCTTGGCCTTCTCCACTGATG GTCAGACCATCCTCTCTGGAGATAAGGATGGGGTTGTGGCTGTGAGCCGCCTCCGCACAGGGATGACTTTCCGTGTGTTGAGTGACCACCGGGGTGCCCCCATCTCGGCCATCCAGAGCACAAGTAAAAAG TATGGAGATCTGGGGGTGGAGGGCACAGATCTGTGGCTGGCGGCCAGCGGGGACCAGAGGATCAGCGTCTGGGCCTCTGACTGGCTGCGGGATCGCTGCGAACTCCTGGACTGGTTGAGCTTCCCGGCACCTGCCAGCTTGGCG GCAACGGGCCTGCCTCCGCCCTCCCTGGCTGCCTTCTGCCCTTGGGATGGGGCTCTGCTGGCCTGCGTGGGCCTCGGCGCGCGGGAAGAGGTGGTCTTCTACAGCCTCCGCCAGAAGCAG GTGGTGGAGAAGATGTCACTGCCCTTCTTCGCCATGTCCCTGAGCCTGTCCCCAGCGGCACGCTTCATGGCCATTGGCTTTGCTG AGTGCACGCTGAGGCTTGTGGACTGCGAGTCAGGGGCAGCCCAGGACTTCACCGGCCATGATGGCTCTGTGCACCTGTGCAGGTTCACCCCCTCTGCCAGGCTGCTCTTTACAGCTGCCCACAATGAGATCCtggtgtgggaggtggtggaccATGGGCGCAGAGTGGCCGCGGCCTTAGGTCCCTGA
- the Wdr90 gene encoding WD repeat-containing protein 90 isoform X7, with the protein MARAWQHPFLNVFRYFRVDEWKRSSKEGDVSVVTDKALKSAVYRIRGSVSASNYIQLPKTSTQSLGLTGRFLYVLFRPLPTKHFAIHLDLSTEDGQVIRVSFSSLFKEFRSSATWLQFPFVFETRTSRTGDTKTEYLAGVAPLGARWTCLQLDLCDILLVYLSRCYGHLKSVRLCANLLVRNLYTSDLCFDPTVSVAEARRAKLSVTPVPREMAFPVPKGESWHDRYVHVRFPRNNPKVPSQPVQRSDSPIAAVFLGPAPQGPPPTEVFGEPVQDASPLVQMPSPTAHFLPDPILRLKGVIGFGGHSTKWALWTTDGTSVVYPCHAVVVVLRVDTEEQRFFLGHTDKVSALALDRSSVLLASAQAPSPSVVRLWDFQNGTCLSLFQSPIYTICSLSFSGSGALLYGVGKDGHGRTVVVAWGTDQVGRGGQVVVLAKVHTDLDIQAFRVAFSDGTRMASCGRGSLRLWRLRGGTLRSCSVDLGEHCALELTDLAFVQVQDGHRAPWDHTLYVCSRSGHILEVDHQRLAVRCVHHLLPAPSPGSPLPEKPALSSGLGIAISCLSVSPDTCAVGSEDGRLRLWPLDFSSLLLEAEQEGPVSSVCISPDGLRVLSTTSSGHLGFLDIPSREYTVLTRSHTAPVLALSTERSRGQLATVSLDRTVRIWDLATLRQLYDFTSSDEAPGAVAFHPTSPAIFCGFSSGAVRSFSLEKAGLLAEHTCHQGAITGLAATPDGNFLFSTCSRGSLAQYNCAVSQCHVLRVAVKVVCQDVPPGPSTLATSGDSRLLAFVGPSKYTVTVMDSASLNELLRVDVSTLDLAGGRLDWAVAVCFGPAALGHLLVSVSSDKVVVLDASSGRVVRELPSVRPMACSSLALSEDAHFLLTATSRTIKVWNYWTQTDPSCQVYVGHSEPVQAVAFTPDQQRVLSVGDAIFLWDVLATPDSGRSMPGVPLAHEVGPGTGQLEGAACGADGLPRQQVPVPSQGPPLPLDVYAMPPEGNDGACCMLGEEWSCKESPGPPVSGAGGAGDVAWGSARRSQGLRVPPLCHRWPSTQSVQEARTQPPARPDSYKHLAARCKASTGTESVSLPPEGTELLHLRTVVGYNGNGRASVVWEPDTGFFAYTCGRLVVVEDLHSGAQQHWLGHPEEISTLALSHNAQVLASASRHGSSAAHCQIRVWDVPGGLCQQLISHHSSAVQALAFSPDDRLLVSLGGCGDCTLALWSTATYELVSSTRLLERVHGVAFSPWGASELACVGAGAVAFGFLQQRGKDVDVQMHRAPIPEDVGAAELTSLCYGAAPLLYCGSSSGQVCVWDTGAGRCFLAWEADDGEIGVLLCAGSRLVSGSSTRRLRLWAVGAVPELRRKGTSARSSSVFMERELTLDGAVVSASFDSSVDMGIVGTTSGTLWYISWAEGSSIRLVSGHRSKVSEVVFSPGESHCATGDEDGSVRVWSLASMELVIQFQVLNQSCLCLAWSPPSCGHPEQQQVVAGYSDGTLRVFSIARTSMELKMHPHRAALAALAFSTDGQTILSGDKDGVVAVSRLRTGMTFRVLSDHRGAPISAIQSTSKKYGDLGVEGTDLWLAASGDQRISVWASDWLRDRCELLDWLSFPAPASLAATGLPPPSLAAFCPWDGALLACVGLGAREEVVFYSLRQKQVVEKMSLPFFAMSLSLSPAARFMAIGFAECTLRLVDCESGAAQDFTGHDGSVHLCRFTPSARLLFTAAHNEILVWEVVDHGRRVAAALGP; encoded by the exons ATGGCCAGAG CGTGGCAGCACCCGTTCCTCAACGTCTTCAGATACTTCAGGGTGGACGAGTGGAAGCGGTCCAGCAAGGAGGGCGATGTGTCCGTGGTGACG GACAAGGCCCTGAAGAGTGCCGTGTACCGCATCCGGGGCTCTGTCTCTGCCAGCAATTACATCCAGCTCCCCAAAACCAGCACCCAGTCCCTCGGGCTGACGGGGCGATTCCTGTATGTGCTCTTCCGGCCCCTGCCCACCAAGCACTTTGCCATCCACCTGGACCTGTCCACCGAG GATGGCCAGGTCATCCGTGTGTCATTCTCCAGCCTGTTCAAGGAGTTCAGGTCCTCAGCCACTTGGCTGCAGTTCCCTTTTGTCTTTGAGACTAGGACATCCAGGACAGGTGACACCAAGACCGAGT ATCTAGCAGGTGTGGCCCCCCTTGGTGCCCGCTGGACCTGCCTGCAGCTCGACCTGTGTGACATCCTGCTGGTCTACCTGAGCCGGTGCTATGGCCACCTCAAGAGTGTCAGGTTGTGTGCCAACCTGCTGGTCAGGAATCTCTACACCAGTGACCTGTGCTTCGACCCCA CTGTCAGCGTGGCTGAGGCTCGGCGGGCAAAGCTGTCTGTCACCCCTGTGCCTCGAGAAATGGCTTTCCCAGTGCCGAAGGGGGAGAGCTGGCATGACCGCTATGTGCATGTCCG GTTTCCCAGGAACAACCCGAAAGTGCCTTCCCAGCCGGTTCAGAGGAGTGATTCCCCTATTGCAGCAG TCTTCTTGGGGCCAGCACCACAGGGTCCTCCTCCCACTGAGGTCTTTGGTGAGCCTGTGCAGGACGCGTCCCCACTGGTCCAGATGCCCAGCCCCACAGCC CATTTCCTCCCAGACCCAATTCTGAGGCTCAAGGGGGTCATTGGCTTTGGGGGCCACAGCACCAAATGG GCCCTGTGGACCACGGATGGGACGTCTGTCGTTTACCCCTGCCACGCCGTGGTCGTGGTCCTGCGTGTGGACACTGAGGAGCAGCGCTTCTTCCTGGGCCACACGGACAAG GTCTCCGCCCTGGCACTGGACAGGAGCAGCGTACTGCTGGCCTCAGCCCAGGCCCCGTCCCCCAGCGTGGTGCGGCTCTGGGACTTCCAGAATGGCACGTGCCTGTCCCTGTTCCAGAGCCCAATATACACCATCTGCTCTCTCAG CTTTTCGGGCAGCGGAGCGCTTCTCTACGGTGTTGGCAAGGACGGCCACGGCAGGACG GTGGTGGTGGCGTGGGGCACCGACCAGGTGGGTCGTGGTGGCCAGGTGGTGGTTCTCGCCAAGGTGCACACAGACCTTGACATCCAGGCCTTCCGGGTTGCCTTCTCTGACGGAACCAG GATGGCCTCCTGCGGGCGAGGCAGCCTCCGGTTGTGGCGGCTGCGTGGTGGGACGCTGCGCTCCTGCTCTGTGGACCTGGGGGAGCACTGTGCACTGGAGCTCACTGACCTTGCCTTTGTGCAGGTCCAGGATGGCCACCGAGCACCTTGGGACCACACACT CTATGTGTGCAGCCGTAGCGGCCACATCTTGGAGGTTGACCACCAGCGCCTGGCCGTGAGGTGTGTTCACCACCTGCTGCCGGCACCGAGCCCTGGCAGCCCCCTCCCCGAGAAGCCAGCTTTGAGCTCAG GCCTGGGCATTGCCATCAGCTGCCTCAGCGTCTCCCCAGACacctgtgctgtgggctctgagGATGGCCGCCTGCGACTCTGGCCGCTGGACTTCTCTTCCCTgctcctggaggcag AGCAGGAAGGCCCTGTCAGCTCAGTCTGCATCAGCCCCGATGGCCTGCGTGTGCTGTCCACTACCTCCTCGGGCCACCTGGGCTTCCTGGACATCCCCTCCCGGGAGTACACGGTGCTAACACGCTCCCACACGGCCCCCGTGCTGGCACTCTCCACAGAGCGGAGCCGTGGACAGCTGGCTACTGTGTCCTTGGACCGTACTGTCCGCATCTGGGACCTGGCCACCCTGCGGCAG CTGTATGACTTCACGTCCTCGGATGAGGCCCCCGGGGCAGTGGCCTTCCACCCGACGAGCCCGGCCATCTTCTGTGGCTTCAGCAGCGGGGCTGTGCGCTCCTTCAGCCTCGAGAAGGCTGGGCTCCTGGCAGAACACAC GTGTCACCAAGGAGCCATCACCGGCCTGGCCGCCACCCCTGATGGCAACTTCCTGTTCAGCACCTGTTCTCGGGGCTCCCTGGCCCAGTACAACTGTGCTGTCTCCCAGTGTCACGTCCTCCGTGTGGCAG TGAAAGTGGTGTGCCAGGATGTGCCCCCAGGACCCAGCACCCTAGCAACCAGTGGGGACAGCCGCCTGCTGGCCTTCGTGGGCCCCTCTAAGTACACTGTGACAGTCATGGACTCAGCCTCCCTGAACGAG CTGCTGCGGGTGGACGTCAGCACCCTGGACCTGGCTGGTGGCCGCCTGGACTGGGCTGTGGCTGTCTGCTTTGGACCTGCAGCTCTGGGCCACCTCCTGGTGTCCGTCTCATCCGATAAGGTCGTGGTGCTTGATGCCTCGTCGGGTCGCGTTGTCCGGGAG CTGCCCAGTGTCCGTCCCATGGCCTGCTCCTCCCTGGCCCTCAGTGAGGATGCCCACTTCCTGCTGACAGCCACCAGCAGGACCATCAAGGTGTGGAATTACTGGACTCAGACTGACCCCAGCTGCCAG GTGTACGTGGGCCACTCAGAGCCGGTGCAGGCCGTGGCCTTCACCCCAGACCAGCAGCGCGTCCTCAGCGTGGGGGATGCCATCTTTCTCTGGGATGTCCTGGCCACCCCTGACAG TGGCCGAAGCATGCCCGGAGTGCCGCTGGCCCACGAGGTCG GCCCGGGCACAGGGCAGCTGGAGGGTGCAGCTTGTGGGGCCGACGGGCTCCCCCGGCAGCAGGTGCCCGTGCCATCTCAGGGACCCCCGCTGCCGCTGGACGTGTATGCCATGCCCCCCGAGGGCAATGATG GTGCCTGCTGCATGTTGGGTGAGGAGTGGTCCTGCAAGGAGAGCCCTGGCCCACCAGTGAGCGGGGCTGGTGGAGCTGGCGATGTGGCCTGGGGGTCTGCGAGAAGATCCCAAGGACTCCGTGTACCCCCCCTTTGCCACCGCTGGCCCA GTACCCAGAGTGTCCAGGAAGCAAGGACCCAGCCCCCAGCCCGCCCGGATTCCTACAAGCATCTCGCCGCCCGCTGCAAGGCCTCCACAGGGACGGAG AGCGTCTCCCTCCCTCCCGAGGGCACTGAGCTGCTGCACCTGAGAACCGTGGTTGGCTACAATGGGAACGGGCGGGCCAGCGTGGTCTGGGAGCCGGACACAG GATTCTTTGCCTATACATGTGGCCgcctggtggtggtggaggaCCTGCACTCTGGCGCCCAGCAGCACTGGCTTGGCCACCCTGAGGAGATCTCCACCCTGGCCCTCAGCCACAATGCCCAG GTCCTAGCTTCTGCGTCTCGCCACGGCAGCTCCGCTGCCCACTGCCAGATCCGCGTCTGGGACGTGCCTGGGGGCCTCTGCCAGCAGCTCATTTCTCACCACAGCTCTGCTGTGCAGGCACTGGCCTTCTCACCAGATGACCGGCTTCTTGTGTCACTGG GGGGCTGTGGTGACTGCACACTGGCCCTGTGGAGCACGGCCACCTACGAGCTCGTGTCCTCCACCCGCCTCCTGGAGCGCGTGCACGGCGTGGCCTTCAGCCCCTGGGGCGCCAGTGAGCTCGCCTGTGTGGGCGCAGGTGCTGTTGCCTTCGGGTTCCTGCAGCAGCGTGGAAAGGACGTGGACGTCCAG ATGCACAGAGCGCCAATCCCGGAGGACGTGGGGGCCGCGGAGCTGACCTCGCTGTGCTACGGGGCTGCTCCCCTGCTCTACTGTGGCTCCAGCTCCGGCCAGGTCTGTGTCTGGGACACGGGTGCTGGCCGCTGCTTCCTGGCCTGGGAGGCGGACGATGGCGAGATCG GGGTGCTGCTGTGCGCGGGCTCCAGGCTGGTCAGTGGCAGCAGCACAAGGCGGCTACGTCTGTGGGCCGTGGGAGCCGTGCCAGAGCTGAGGCGCAAGGGCACAAGTGCCAG GTCCAGCTCTGTGTTCATGGAACGCGAGCTGACCCTGGATGGGGCCGTGGTGAGTGCCAGCTTTGACAGCAGCGTGGACATGGGTATCGTGGGCACCACGTCGGGCACTCTGTGGTACATCAGCTGGGCCGAGGGAAGCAGCATCCGCCTCgtcagtggccacaggagcaAG GTCAGCGAGGTGGTCTTCAGCCCAGGCGAGTCTCACTGTGCCACGGGGGATGAGGACGGCAGCGTGCGGGTGTGGTCCTTGGCCAGCATGGAGCTGGTGATTCAGTTCCAGGTGCTGAACCAG AGCTGCCTCTGCCTTGCATGGAGCCCCCCATCCTGTGGGCACCCTGAGCAGCAGCAGGTGGTGGCGGGCTACAGTGATGGCACGCTGCGCGTATTCAGCATCGCCCGCACCTCGATGGAGCTCAAGATGCACCCCCACCGCGCTGCCCTGGCGGCCTTGGCCTTCTCCACTGATG GTCAGACCATCCTCTCTGGAGATAAGGATGGGGTTGTGGCTGTGAGCCGCCTCCGCACAGGGATGACTTTCCGTGTGTTGAGTGACCACCGGGGTGCCCCCATCTCGGCCATCCAGAGCACAAGTAAAAAG TATGGAGATCTGGGGGTGGAGGGCACAGATCTGTGGCTGGCGGCCAGCGGGGACCAGAGGATCAGCGTCTGGGCCTCTGACTGGCTGCGGGATCGCTGCGAACTCCTGGACTGGTTGAGCTTCCCGGCACCTGCCAGCTTGGCG GCAACGGGCCTGCCTCCGCCCTCCCTGGCTGCCTTCTGCCCTTGGGATGGGGCTCTGCTGGCCTGCGTGGGCCTCGGCGCGCGGGAAGAGGTGGTCTTCTACAGCCTCCGCCAGAAGCAG GTGGTGGAGAAGATGTCACTGCCCTTCTTCGCCATGTCCCTGAGCCTGTCCCCAGCGGCACGCTTCATGGCCATTGGCTTTGCTG AGTGCACGCTGAGGCTTGTGGACTGCGAGTCAGGGGCAGCCCAGGACTTCACCGGCCATGATGGCTCTGTGCACCTGTGCAGGTTCACCCCCTCTGCCAGGCTGCTCTTTACAGCTGCCCACAATGAGATCCtggtgtgggaggtggtggaccATGGGCGCAGAGTGGCCGCGGCCTTAGGTCCCTGA